The DNA window GCGACCAGCTGGGCGACCTCCGGGCCGCTGTCTCCCCGTACGCCGGTGGTGTGGGTCTCCGTCACGGTGCGTCCTGTGTCCTCTCGAAACGACGACGGCGTCCGTCATGCCGTGACAACAGCATGACGGACGCCGTCCGGTCGGTCGGGTCCGGGTCAGCGGCGCTTCGCGCCGCCCGGCCGGTTGCCTCCGCCACCGCTCGGGCGGCCGCCCCGGGCGCCGCTGGGGCGCTTGCCGGCCGGCCGGGAGCCGACCTTCGGGGCGGCGCCGGCGAGCGCCGCGTCCGGGTCGACCGGCTGGTCGCCGGTCGGCGCCGGGCGCGGGGCGCCCTTCGGGGTGACCTCGCCCCGGGCGACGGCCGCCCGGCGGGCGAGCACCCGCTTGTTGTGCGCGGCGATCCGCGGGTCCTGGTTCTTCAGCAGCACCAGCAGCGGCGTGGCCAGCAGGATCGAGGTCAGGAACGCCACCGCCATGCCGACGAAGAGCACCAGGCCGAGGTCCTTCAGGGTGCCCGCGCCGAGCAGGCCGGCGCCGATGAAGAGCAGGCCACCGACCGGGAGCAGCGCCACCACCGAGGTGTTCAGCGAGCGCATGAGGCTCTGGTTGAGCGCCAGGTTGGCCGCCTCGCCGTAGGTCTGGTTGTTGTTGGCGGTGATGCCGCGCGTGTTCTCCTGCACCTTGTCGAAGACCACCACCACGTCGTAGAGCGCGAAGCCCAGGATGGTGAGGAAGCCGATGACCGTCGACGGGGTGACCTCGAAGCCGACCAGCGAGTAGATGCCGGCGGTGAGGACCAGGTTGGTCAGCAGCGAGGCGATCGCGGCGACCGCCATCCGCCACTCGAAGCGCAACACCAGGTAGACCGACACCACCGCGATGAAGATCACCAGACCGAGCAGCGCGCGGGAGGTGACCTGGCTGCCCCAGGCCTCGGAGACCTGGTTGCCGCTGATCTGGTCGGGCTGGATGCCGAACTCCTGCGCCATCGCGGTCTTGGCCGCGTTGGCCTGCTCCTGGCTGAGCTGCCCGGTGCGCATCTCGTAGGTCTCGCCGCCGGCCCCGCCGACCTTCTGCGCGGTGACCACCTCGACGCCCGGGGCCTCCTTGGCCAGCACGTCGTCGATGGTGCGTTCGGCCCCATCGAGCGTGCCGACGCTGGCCGGCACCTGGAACGAGTTGCCGCCGGCGAACTCGATGCCGAGCTTGAAGCCGCTGAACGCGAAGCTCAGGACCGCGATCAGCACCAGCACGCCGGCCACGCCGAACCAAAGCTTGCGCTTGCCGACGATGTTGAGATCGGCCTCGCCCCGGTAGAGCCGGGCGGCCAGACCATTCTTCGCCATCTCAGGCCTCCTTGACGCGCGGGTTGCGGGCGGTGCCCGACTCGGCCGACCGGGCCGGCAGCGCCCGGCCCAGACCGCTGACCCGCGGGGACAGGAACGCCCGGGTACGGGCGAACATCGTCATGATCGGGTGGCGGAAGAGGAACACGACGACCAGGTCCAGCACGGTCGCCAGGCCGAGCGCGAAGGCGAAGCCCTTCACCGCGCCGACCGAGACGATGTAGAGCACCACCGCCGACATCAGCGTGATGGCGTTCGCCGAGATGATCGTGCGGCGGGCCCGGATCCAGGCCCGCGGCACCGCGCTGCGCGGGCTGCGGCCTTCCCGGATCTCGTCCTTGAGCCGTTCGAAGTAGATGACGAACGAGTCCGCCGCCACACCGAGCGAGACGATCATGCCGGCGATGCCGGCGAGCGTGAGGGTGAAGCCGATCGACCGGCCCAGCACCACCAGCGCGCCGAAGACCAGCAGCGCGGAGAGCACCAGGCTGAGGAAGATGACGGAGCCGAGCAGGCGGTAGTAGAAGAACGAGTAGATGATGACCAGCAGCATGCCGATGCCGGCCGCCAGCAGACCCGCCTTCAGGTGGCTGTCGCCCAGCGTCGCGGTGACGTTCTGGCTCTCCTGCGGCTCGAACGTGACCGGCAGCGCACCGTAGCGGAGCTGGCTGGCCAGCTCGTTGGCACTCTTGTTGTCGAAGCTGCCGCTGATCTCGGAGTCACCGGTGAGGACGGCCTTGATCTCCGGCGAGGAGACGATCTCGTTGTCCAGCACCACGGCCACCCGGCACTTGCCGTCCTGGCCGAGCGCCGTCTGGTCGCACGCCTGGCCCTCGTTGTTGAACGCCTCGCGGGTCAGCGCGGTCCACTTCTCCTGGCCGTCGCCCTTGAAGGTGAGGCTGACCACCCAGGAGCTGGTCCGGTCGAGCTGGGCGGAGGCGTTCTTGACGTCGGTGCCCTCGACCTTGGCCACGTCGAGCAGGTATTTCGCCCCGGACTCGCAGGCGACCGCCTTCTGCTTCGGGTCGTTGATCGAGCCGGCCGGACGCTTGTCGAGCTGGGCGCAGGTGATGGTGGGGACGTTGAACTGCATCTCCACCGGCAGCACCGCGATCTCCTGCGGGGAGAGCGTGCCGAACGGCTTGAGCTTGTCGGCCAGCGACGGGTCGGCGGTGAGGTCGGCCGGGGCCTGCAGGCCGGAGGCGGCGGCCCAGGCGGCGGCGCCCACCTTCTGCTGCACGGCCTGACGCTGCTGCTCGATGCTCTGCGGCACCGGCGCGGCGCTGGCGCTCGGGCTCGGCGCGGCGGCGCTCGGCGAGGCCGACGGGGTCGGCGCGGCGCTGGCGCTCGGGGCCGGGGCCATGCCGCCCTGGCCGCCGGCGCTCGGCGACGCGGTGACCTTCGCGCTCGCGCTCGGCTTCGGCGAGGCGCTGCCGGACGGCTTCGGCGACGCGCTGCCCGACGGCTTCGGGCTGGCGCTGCCGGACGGCGTGGCGCTGGGGCTCGGCGCCGGGGCGGCGGCCGCGCCGCTGCCGTCGGTGGCCTTGAGCACCTTGCGGAAGCGCAGCTCGGCGGCGCTGCCCACGTCGGTCAGGTCACGGTTCTCGCCGGGCAGGGAGATGACGATGTTGCGGTTGCCCTCGGTGACCACCTCGGCCTCGGCCACGCCGTAGGCGTTGACCCGGCTCTCGATGATCTGGCGCGCCTCTTCGAGGTTCTCGGCGGTCGGCGGCTTGCCGTCGACCGTGTTGGTGGCCTCGAGCGTCAGCCGGGTGCCGCCGATGAGGTCCAGGCCGAGCCGGGGCTCCAGCCGGTCCTTCCAGCCACCGCTGGCGCCGCCCGAGAAGAACACCAAAAGATAGAGGACGACGAAGATGAACCCGAGCACGGCGAGCTGCCGTCCGGGGCGCATCTGTCCCTGAGGTGGTGCCACGGCTGTCCTGTCTCCCTGTACGGTCGCGCCGTTTCCACGGCGGCGACAACTGTCGGGCCGGGGGTGTCCGCCCGACTGCTCCGGCGAGCCGGCCCCGCTCGCCGGCACGCCGACCCGGGCACGACGCGGGGGCGTCGCGCGGGTCTGGCCGCGTGCCGGCGTCGGACGCCGACCCAACTATCCACTTGTGGGGGTTGCTCCGCTGCCCCGTCCGGGGCGGACGTTCACTCCTTGACCGACTCGGCTTCCTCGCTGATCGTTTCCGCCTCGGGCGCCTCGGCCCGCTTGACCACCCGGGCCACGGCGGGACGCGCGTACCGGGTCTGCACGCCCGGGGCCACCTCGAGCAGGACCGTCTCGTCCTCGACCACGGTGACCGTGCCGTGCAGGCCGCCGATGGTGACCACCTCGTCGCCGGGGGCGAGGGCGGACTGCATCTGCTCCGCCTCGCGGCGGCGCTTCTGCTGCGGACGGATCATCATGAAGTACATGACGACGAAGAGCAGAGCGATCATGAGGATCGGCGTCAGACCGCCGGCTCCCCCGCCACTCGCTGCTGCGTAAAGCACGGTGTCGACCTTCCGGTTGGCCTCCGTCGGCCCCGGGGGCGCCGCAGCGGAGGCGGATTCTCACGTCCTGTACAGACCGCGGCGAAGTCTAGTCCCTGCTCCTGGAAAGACCGAATGCGGCACAGATCACGAACGGATCACGGCCGATCGGTGGATGTCGAGAACAGATCGGGCTCCGGAGGGGTGTCCGCACCAAATGTACCATTCGGTGGCTTGCGGCCCAGATGGTGCCAGGCGGCCCCGGTGGCCACCCGCCCCCGGGGCGTACGCGCCAGCAGGCCGGCCCGGACCAGGAACGGCTCGCAGACCTCCTCGACCGTGTCCGGCTGCTCCCCCACCGCCACCGCGAGCGTCGAGACGCCGACCGGGCCACCCCGGAACGAGTCGACGAGCGCGGTGAGCACCGCCCGGTCCAGCCGGTCCAGGCCGAGCGCGTCGACGTCGTAGACGGTGAGCGCGGCCCGGGCGGTCTCCAGGTTGACCACCCCGTCGGCACGCACCTCGGCGTAGTCGCGCACCCGGCGCAGCAGCCGGTTGGCGATCCGGGGCGTCCCCCTCGACCGGCCGGCGATCTCCGCCGCGCCCTCCGGCGTGATCGGCACGCCGAGGATCCGGGCGGAACGGTGCAGCAGCGTCTCCAGGTCGGCCGGGGAGTAGAAGTCGAGGTGCGCGACGAAGCCGAAGCGGTCACGCATCGGCCCGGTCAGCAGACCGGAGCGGGTGGTGGCGCCGACCAGCGTGAACGGCTCCACGTCGAGCGGGATGGCGGTCGCGCCCGGGCCCTTGCCCACCACCACGTCGACCCGGAAGTCCTCCATGGCGCTGTAGAGCAGCTCCTCGGCCGGCTTGGCGATCCGGTGGATCTCGTCGATGAAGAGCACGTCGCCCTCGGCCAGGCTGGTCAGGATCGCGGCCAGGTCGCCGGAGCGCTCGATCGCCGGCCCGCTGGTCACCCGGATCCCGGTGCCCAGCTCCGCCGCGACGATGTTGGCCAACGTCGTCTTCCCGAGGCCGGGCGGGCCCGACAGCAGGATGTGGTCCGGCGGGGAGCCGCGCCGCATCGCGCCCTGCAACAGCAGGTCGAGCTGGTCGCGGACCCGGTGCTGGGCGATGAACTCGCCGAGCCGCTTCGGCCGGACGCTGGCCTCCGCGTCCAGCTCGGCGTCGCTGACGTACGCCGAGACCAGGTTCTCACCCGTCATCGGGTCCGGCCCAGGAGGCGGATCGCCTGCTTGAGCAGGACCGGCACCGGCGGCGTGGCGCCGTCGACGGTCTCGGCGACCGCGGCCACCGCCTGCTCCGCCTGGGCGGCCGACCAGCCGAGCCCGACCAGCGCCTGGCGCACCTGCTCCGGCCAGGCGCCGGCGGTCACCCCGGCCGCGCCGTCCGGGCCGATCGCCACCGGGCCGACCCGGTCACGCAGCTCCAGCACGAGCCGCTCGGCGCCCTTCTTGCCGATCCCGGGCACCCGGGTCAGCGCGGCGGTGTCCGCGTTGGCGATGGCCTTGCGGACCGCGTCGGGGGTGTGCACGGCGAGCACCGCCTGGGCCAGCCGGGGCCCCACCCCGCTTGCGGTCTGGAGCAGTTCGAAGAGCTGCTTGGCGTCGTCGTCGGCGAAGCCGTAGAGGGTGAGCGAGTCCTCCCGGACCACCAGGCTGGTAGCGAGCCGGGCCGGCTGGCCGACCCGCAGGTCGGCGATGGTGCCGGGAGCGCACTGCACGGCGAGGCCGATGCCGCCCACCTCCACCACGGCATGGTCCGGACCGGTCGCGGTCACCGTGCCGCGCACACTCGCGATCATCGTCGCACCCCTCCTCGTCGGGCCTGGTCGGCCGCCGCGGCCAGCTTGGACCGGGTGCCGCCGCGCCAGACATGGCAGATGGCCAGCGCCAGCGCGTCGGCGGCGTCGGCCGGCTTCGGCGGCTCGGCCAGGCGCAGCAGCCGGGTGACCATGGCGGTCATCTGCTTCTTGTCCGCCTGACCGGAACCGGTCACCGCCGCCTTCACCTCGCTCGGCGTGTAGGTCGTCACCGGCAGCCCGGCGCGCGCGCCGGCCAGCACCGCCACGCCGCTGGCCTGCGCGGTGCCCATCACGGTACGCACGTTGTGCTGGCTGAACACGCGCTCCACCGCCACCGCGTCCGGCCGGTGCTCGACGACCAGGTCGGTGAGCGAGCGGTCCAGGTGCAGCAGGCGCAGCGGCAGCTCGTCGGCCGGATCGGTGTAGACGACGTAGTAGGCGATCAGGGTGCACGGGCGGCCCGGCACGCCCTCGACCACGCCGACCCCGCACCGGGTCAGCCCCGGGTCGACGCCCAGCACGCGCACGCCGCCTCCTCCCCGAGCCGCCAGCAGTACGTGTGTTCGACACACCCTACTGGTGCCTCCGGGCGGCCGGACGGGCGGACACGCCGGGGACGATCGGCGCGGCACGCACCACACACCGGGGCGGTCGAGTATGTGTCGCCGCCCCATGTGCCCGGGACCACACGCCTCGTAACTTCTGCGCCATGACGGCAGAACCCGTGGCGGTCCCCCACGTCGTACACGTCGACCTCTCCGGTCGCCACGCCCTGGTGACCGGTGGTGGCAGCGGCATCGGCCGGGCCTGCGCCCTGCGCCTGGCGGCGGCCGGCGCCTCGGTCGTGGTGCTGGACCGCAACGTGGAGGCGGCCAAGGCGGTGGCCGCCGAGGCCGGCGGTCGGGCCGAGGGGATCGACCTGGCTGATCCGGCGGCGGTGGACCGGCTCGACGTGGACGCCGACATCGTGGTGAACAACGCCGGGTTGCAGCACGTCGCCCCGGTGCAGGACTTCCCGGTCGAGCGTTTCGAGTACATCCAGCGGGTGATGGTGGAGGCACCGTTCCTGCTCATCCGTCGGGCGCTGCCCCGGATGTACGCCAACGGCTGGGGCCGGATCGTCAACATCTCCTCGGTGCACGGGCTGCGCGCCTCGCCGTTCAAGGCGGCGTACGTCTCGGCGAAACACGCCCTGGAGGGCCTGTCCAAGGTGGTGGCGCTGGAGGGCGCCGCGCACGGGGTGACGGCCAACTGCATCAACCCGGCGTACGTGCGGACCGCGCTGGTGGAGAGCCAGATCGCCGACCAGGCGGCCAGCCACGGCATCGGCGAGGACGAGGTGATCGAGAAGATCATGCTGGCCCGGGCCGCGATCAAACGGCTGATCGAGCCGGAGGAGGTGGCCGAGCTGGTGGCGTACCTGTGCGCGCCGCCGGCCGCGTTCCTCACCGGCGCCTCGATCGCCCTCGACGGGGGCTGGACGGCGAACTAGTGGGGCCGCGCACAATGTCGGTCATGTCGTCGCCGGTGGAGTTCCTGGAACTGCTGGCGCGCGAGGCCGCCGCGGTCGAGTTCGAGGGCCCGCTGGTCGCCGCGCGCGCCGCCGGCCTGCCCGCCGACCGGCTGGCCGAGCTGGAGCAGGCGAAGGTGGTGGCGCTGCGGGTCCGGGCGCTGCTGGAGCGGCGGCGTCGCCGGGAGACCGAGCTGTCCGGTCTCTACGACACCGCCAGCGACCTGGCCGGGCTGCGCGACCTGGACGACGTGCTGCGGGCGATCGTGCACCGAGCGCGGATCCTGCTCGGCACCGACGTGGCCTACATGACGCTCAACGACGACGAGCGCGGCGACACCTACATGCGGGTCACCGACGGGTCGATCTCGGCCCGGTTCCAGCGGCTGCGACTGGAGATGGGTGACGGTCTGGGCGGGCTGGTGGCGCAGACCGGCACCCCGTACGTCACCTCGAACTACCAGGAGGACGACCGGTTCAAGCACACCGGGGAGATCGACGGCGGGGTGGGCGAGGAGGGCCTGGTGGCCATCCTCGGGGTGCCGCTGCGGCTCGGCTCCAGCGTCATCGGTGTGCTCTACGCGGCCAACCGCTCGGCCCGCCCGTTCGCCCGGGAGGAGGTGTCGTTGCTGGTCTCGCTGGGCGCGCACGCGGCGGTGGCGATCGACACCGCCCGGCTGCTGGCGGAGACCCGGGCGGCGCTGGCGGAGCTGTCGGCGGCGAACGGCACGATCCGGGCGCACAGCAGCTCGGTGGAGCGGGCCGCCGCCGCGCACGATCGGATGACCGCGCTGGTGGTGCGCGGCGGCGGGATGGAGGACGTGGCCGCGGCGGTGACCGAGGTGCTCGGCGGGGCGCTGCTGGCGCTGGACGCCGAGGGCCGCCGGCTGGCCCGGGTGGGTGAGATCGAGGAGCCGGACCGGGCGGACATCGTGGAGGCGGTCG is part of the Micromonospora sp. WMMD980 genome and encodes:
- the secF gene encoding protein translocase subunit SecF, with the translated sequence MAKNGLAARLYRGEADLNIVGKRKLWFGVAGVLVLIAVLSFAFSGFKLGIEFAGGNSFQVPASVGTLDGAERTIDDVLAKEAPGVEVVTAQKVGGAGGETYEMRTGQLSQEQANAAKTAMAQEFGIQPDQISGNQVSEAWGSQVTSRALLGLVIFIAVVSVYLVLRFEWRMAVAAIASLLTNLVLTAGIYSLVGFEVTPSTVIGFLTILGFALYDVVVVFDKVQENTRGITANNNQTYGEAANLALNQSLMRSLNTSVVALLPVGGLLFIGAGLLGAGTLKDLGLVLFVGMAVAFLTSILLATPLLVLLKNQDPRIAAHNKRVLARRAAVARGEVTPKGAPRPAPTGDQPVDPDAALAGAAPKVGSRPAGKRPSGARGGRPSGGGGNRPGGAKRR
- the secD gene encoding protein translocase subunit SecD; its protein translation is MAPPQGQMRPGRQLAVLGFIFVVLYLLVFFSGGASGGWKDRLEPRLGLDLIGGTRLTLEATNTVDGKPPTAENLEEARQIIESRVNAYGVAEAEVVTEGNRNIVISLPGENRDLTDVGSAAELRFRKVLKATDGSGAAAAPAPSPSATPSGSASPKPSGSASPKPSGSASPKPSASAKVTASPSAGGQGGMAPAPSASAAPTPSASPSAAAPSPSASAAPVPQSIEQQRQAVQQKVGAAAWAAASGLQAPADLTADPSLADKLKPFGTLSPQEIAVLPVEMQFNVPTITCAQLDKRPAGSINDPKQKAVACESGAKYLLDVAKVEGTDVKNASAQLDRTSSWVVSLTFKGDGQEKWTALTREAFNNEGQACDQTALGQDGKCRVAVVLDNEIVSSPEIKAVLTGDSEISGSFDNKSANELASQLRYGALPVTFEPQESQNVTATLGDSHLKAGLLAAGIGMLLVIIYSFFYYRLLGSVIFLSLVLSALLVFGALVVLGRSIGFTLTLAGIAGMIVSLGVAADSFVIYFERLKDEIREGRSPRSAVPRAWIRARRTIISANAITLMSAVVLYIVSVGAVKGFAFALGLATVLDLVVVFLFRHPIMTMFARTRAFLSPRVSGLGRALPARSAESGTARNPRVKEA
- the yajC gene encoding preprotein translocase subunit YajC, with translation MLYAAASGGGAGGLTPILMIALLFVVMYFMMIRPQQKRRREAEQMQSALAPGDEVVTIGGLHGTVTVVEDETVLLEVAPGVQTRYARPAVARVVKRAEAPEAETISEEAESVKE
- the ruvB gene encoding Holliday junction branch migration DNA helicase RuvB, which gives rise to MTGENLVSAYVSDAELDAEASVRPKRLGEFIAQHRVRDQLDLLLQGAMRRGSPPDHILLSGPPGLGKTTLANIVAAELGTGIRVTSGPAIERSGDLAAILTSLAEGDVLFIDEIHRIAKPAEELLYSAMEDFRVDVVVGKGPGATAIPLDVEPFTLVGATTRSGLLTGPMRDRFGFVAHLDFYSPADLETLLHRSARILGVPITPEGAAEIAGRSRGTPRIANRLLRRVRDYAEVRADGVVNLETARAALTVYDVDALGLDRLDRAVLTALVDSFRGGPVGVSTLAVAVGEQPDTVEEVCEPFLVRAGLLARTPRGRVATGAAWHHLGRKPPNGTFGADTPPEPDLFSTSTDRP
- the ruvA gene encoding Holliday junction branch migration protein RuvA, which codes for MIASVRGTVTATGPDHAVVEVGGIGLAVQCAPGTIADLRVGQPARLATSLVVREDSLTLYGFADDDAKQLFELLQTASGVGPRLAQAVLAVHTPDAVRKAIANADTAALTRVPGIGKKGAERLVLELRDRVGPVAIGPDGAAGVTAGAWPEQVRQALVGLGWSAAQAEQAVAAVAETVDGATPPVPVLLKQAIRLLGRTR
- the ruvC gene encoding crossover junction endodeoxyribonuclease RuvC, which gives rise to MRVLGVDPGLTRCGVGVVEGVPGRPCTLIAYYVVYTDPADELPLRLLHLDRSLTDLVVEHRPDAVAVERVFSQHNVRTVMGTAQASGVAVLAGARAGLPVTTYTPSEVKAAVTGSGQADKKQMTAMVTRLLRLAEPPKPADAADALALAICHVWRGGTRSKLAAAADQARRGGVRR
- a CDS encoding 3-hydroxybutyrate dehydrogenase, whose translation is MTAEPVAVPHVVHVDLSGRHALVTGGGSGIGRACALRLAAAGASVVVLDRNVEAAKAVAAEAGGRAEGIDLADPAAVDRLDVDADIVVNNAGLQHVAPVQDFPVERFEYIQRVMVEAPFLLIRRALPRMYANGWGRIVNISSVHGLRASPFKAAYVSAKHALEGLSKVVALEGAAHGVTANCINPAYVRTALVESQIADQAASHGIGEDEVIEKIMLARAAIKRLIEPEEVAELVAYLCAPPAAFLTGASIALDGGWTAN